CGTTTCTGGTTGGCGAATTCCACGATGAGGATGCCGTTCTTGGTCACCAGGCCTACGAGCATGATCATCCCGATCTCCGAAAAGATGTTCAGGGTCTGGTGGAACACCAGCAGGCTCATCAACGCACCCGCGAGCGCTAGCGGCACGGTGAGCATGATGGTAAAGGGGTCGAGAAAACTTTCAAACTGCGCGCTCAGCACCAGGTAGATCAGGATCAGGGCGAGCATAAAGGCAAAGCTGGTGTTGGACGAACTTTCGGCATAGTCCCTGGACGGCCCGTACAGGGATGTCTGGAAGGTATTGTCCAGGACCCTGGAGGCGATGGCCTGCATGGCTTTTACCCCATCGCCTATGGTCTTGCCCTCGGCCAGGGAGGCCTGAATCGTGGCGGACTTATACCGGTTGAAGTGATACAAGGTGGCGGGGCTGCTGCTTTCCTGGAGGTGGACCACGGCACTGAGCGGGATCTGGTCACCCCGGCTGTTCTTCACATAGAGGTTGGAGATGTCCGCGGGCTGGTCCCGGTTGGACCGCTCGACCTGGCTGATGACATAATACTGTTCTCCATCCATGATGAAGTATGCCAGCCTTCCTCCTGCATACGCCGACTGAACGGCGCTCAGGACGTCGGCGGAGGAAAGACCCAGGTCTTTTTCCCTGATCCGGTCGATGGTCAGCTGCACCTCGGGTTTGTTGAATTTGAGGTTGACGTCCACACCTGCAAACGTCTTGTCTTTCTGCGCCTCCGCCAGGAATTTCGGAAGCGCTTCCCGGAGCTTCTCCAGGTTCAGGTTCTGGAGGACGAACTGGACGGGTAGCCCGGTCCGGGAGCTGGAGCCCACCGCGATGGTTTGTTCCTGGATGGCGAAGATGCGCGCGTCGTTAAAGCGGGACAACTTGCCGGACAAGTCGGCCGCGATCTCGGCTTCGCTCCGTTTCCTTTCGGTGGGATCCACCAAACCCAGGCGGGCATAGCCGCCGTTGATCGCCGAACTTCCGCCCCCGGGTTCGGAAAAATAGGCATACTGTTTCTCGGGCAGCGAGTCCAGGAGGTAGTTCGTAAAACGGTCGCAGATACCACACATCGCAGAGTAGCTCGCGCCTTCCGGCCCGGTGATGGTAAAGCGGATGGACCCCCGGTCTTCCAGGGGGGCGATTTCGCTTTGAAGGTGGGTCTCTGCGTACCAGATCATGGCTCCGCAAATCCCGATGATGACGAAGGCCAGCCAGCGGACCTTCATAAAGGCCGTCAGCAGGCGTCTGTAGCCGTTCTCCATACCCTCGAAAAAGGGCTCGGTGCGTTCGTAAAATTTCCCGTGCCCGGAATGCTTACGCGTCAGGTAGACGTTCAGGACGGGGGTGATCGTCAGCGATACAAAGGCGGAGATCAACACGGCTGCGGCGACCACGACGCCGAATTCGCGGAACAGGCTTCCCACGAAACCGGAGAGGAAGATGACGGGCAGGAAAACGATGGCCAGGGTGATGGACGTCGATATAACCGCGAAAAAGATTTCCCTGCTTCCTTCCAGGGCGGCTTTGCGGATGGGCATGCCCTCCTCCAGTTTCCTGAAGATGTTTTCCGTCACCACAATCCCATCGTCCACCACCAGCCCGGTCGCCAGCACGATGCCGAGCAGGGTCAGGATGTTGATGGTAAAGCCGGCGACATACATGACAAAGAAAGTGGCGATCAGCGAAATCGGGATGTCGATCAACGGCCGCAGGGCGATCAGCCAGTTGCGGAAAAAAAAGTAAA
This region of Dinghuibacter silviterrae genomic DNA includes:
- a CDS encoding efflux RND transporter permease subunit — translated: MNISELSLKRPVLATVMNIMIVLFGVVGYTFLAVRDYPNIDPPVITVQTSYTGANADVIENQVTEPLEKQISGVPGIKTISSSSALNTSNITIEFNLGVNLEAAASDIRDKVSQATQSLPANIDAPPVVSKADANSDFILLLAVQSRTKGLMELSQYAENVLQQNLQTINDVSSVYIFGDKTYAMRIWLNPDKMRAYNVSFTDISTAINNENSDLPPGKIYGNNTEVIIHSLVRLTTEDQFRSVIIRQDSAGIIRLGDVARVELGPQIEEQQWKLNGGFGVGLVLTPQPGANIIAIADEFKKRVAQIEQSAGSKDIQLKLLVDNTLIIKHSLDEVKETLLIAFALVVLVIYFFFRNWLIALRPLIDIPISLIATFFVMYVAGFTINILTLLGIVLATGLVVDDGIVVTENIFRKLEEGMPIRKAALEGSREIFFAVISTSITLAIVFLPVIFLSGFVGSLFREFGVVVAAAVLISAFVSLTITPVLNVYLTRKHSGHGKFYERTEPFFEGMENGYRRLLTAFMKVRWLAFVIIGICGAMIWYAETHLQSEIAPLEDRGSIRFTITGPEGASYSAMCGICDRFTNYLLDSLPEKQYAYFSEPGGGSSAINGGYARLGLVDPTERKRSEAEIAADLSGKLSRFNDARIFAIQEQTIAVGSSSRTGLPVQFVLQNLNLEKLREALPKFLAEAQKDKTFAGVDVNLKFNKPEVQLTIDRIREKDLGLSSADVLSAVQSAYAGGRLAYFIMDGEQYYVISQVERSNRDQPADISNLYVKNSRGDQIPLSAVVHLQESSSPATLYHFNRYKSATIQASLAEGKTIGDGVKAMQAIASRVLDNTFQTSLYGPSRDYAESSSNTSFAFMLALILIYLVLSAQFESFLDPFTIMLTVPLALAGALMSLLVFHQTLNIFSEIGMIMLVGLVTKNGILIVEFANQKRERAAKSKMEGVIEAATQRLRPILMTSLATSLGALPIALSLGAASTSRVPLGIVVVGGVMFSLVLTLFVIPAVYTYISSEHKGHKTVVTE